Proteins from a single region of Cytophagaceae bacterium:
- a CDS encoding DUF4136 domain-containing protein: MKKYLLLAVATAMTMLSCNTAKLLVDNDYSYDTDFTTYSSYNFLNCEIDTNDICTEIQDAIRRQMKARGYKMQDEDPGLLVSYSIIKERVGYKGYFQPSLDRWVNKYENEDVYKVQNYNFGGGMILVSLLDARSSRLIWRGYASGVFNKKVNKPVNYYRSVVRSIFDQYPLFAAGEKPRRIVEM, translated from the coding sequence ATGAAGAAATACCTATTACTCGCCGTGGCGACTGCCATGACTATGTTGAGCTGTAATACAGCTAAGCTGCTCGTTGACAACGATTATAGCTATGATACAGATTTTACTACTTATTCATCTTACAATTTTCTGAATTGTGAAATTGATACAAACGACATTTGTACCGAAATACAGGATGCGATAAGGCGGCAAATGAAGGCTCGTGGATATAAAATGCAAGACGAAGATCCGGGCTTGTTGGTAAGCTACAGTATTATCAAGGAAAGGGTTGGATATAAGGGGTATTTTCAGCCTTCTTTAGACAGATGGGTGAATAAATACGAGAATGAGGATGTATATAAAGTCCAGAATTATAATTTTGGGGGCGGAATGATTCTCGTATCCTTGTTGGATGCACGTAGCAGTCGATTGATATGGAGAGGATATGCTTCGGGGGTTTTCAATAAGAAAGTAAATAAGCCTGTAAATTATTACCGAAGTGTAGTGAGAAGTATTTTTGATCAATACCCTTTGTTTGCTGCCGGTGAAAAGCCGAGGAGAATAGTTGAGATGTGA
- the aroB gene encoding 3-dehydroquinate synthase gives MSVQIGPISETLSQYLSDKNYSKVMVLVDQNTKKHCYESVKPLLPAHKVIQIKAGEENKNLETCSYIWEQMTENELDRHSLLVNLGGGVIGDMGGFCAATYKRGIDFIQIPTTLLSQVDASVGGKLGIDFQGFKNHLGVFTLPNAVLIDKEFLKSLPERELRSGFAEIIKHCLIQDAAKWKEIKILDLDQQNLGDLIQHSVEIKKKVVTADPTEKGLRKILNFGHTLGHAIETFFLDKGKKRLLHGEAIAAGMIAEAYIGFQKGMLKEDELAQIEEFIYAVYGTVNIDSADFDTIIKLTQQDKKNRGKLVRASILKGIGDCAYDISLSKTDMKKALAYYSGK, from the coding sequence ATGTCTGTACAAATCGGGCCAATCTCCGAAACGCTAAGCCAATATTTAAGCGATAAAAATTATTCCAAAGTGATGGTTTTGGTTGATCAAAATACCAAAAAACATTGCTATGAATCAGTTAAGCCCTTGCTTCCTGCCCATAAAGTAATTCAGATAAAAGCGGGAGAGGAAAACAAAAATCTTGAAACTTGTTCATATATCTGGGAACAAATGACTGAAAATGAACTTGACAGGCATTCACTTTTGGTCAATCTTGGTGGTGGTGTGATTGGTGATATGGGTGGCTTTTGTGCAGCAACTTATAAGAGAGGCATTGATTTCATACAGATTCCGACCACCTTACTTTCGCAGGTAGATGCCAGCGTAGGAGGTAAATTAGGCATTGATTTTCAAGGATTTAAAAACCATTTGGGAGTTTTTACGTTGCCAAATGCCGTGTTGATAGATAAAGAATTTCTTAAGTCTTTGCCCGAAAGAGAGTTGAGGTCGGGATTTGCGGAAATTATTAAACATTGCCTGATTCAGGATGCCGCCAAGTGGAAAGAAATCAAGATTCTGGATTTGGATCAACAAAATCTGGGAGATTTGATACAGCATTCGGTAGAAATTAAGAAAAAAGTTGTGACAGCTGACCCAACTGAAAAAGGACTGAGAAAAATCCTGAATTTCGGTCATACGCTCGGGCATGCAATCGAAACTTTCTTTTTAGATAAAGGCAAAAAAAGGCTGCTGCATGGTGAGGCTATTGCCGCCGGAATGATTGCAGAAGCATACATTGGATTCCAGAAAGGGATGCTCAAAGAAGACGAACTGGCTCAGATTGAGGAGTTTATTTATGCAGTTTATGGTACTGTAAATATTGATTCTGCTGATTTTGATACCATTATAAAATTAACACAACAAGACAAGAAAAACCGGGGCAAATTAGTCAGGGCATCTATTTTGAAAGGAATCGGCGACTGTGCTTATGATATTTCACTTTCAAAAACTGACATGAAAAAAGCACTTGCTTACTACTCAGGAAAATAA
- a CDS encoding chitobiase/beta-hexosaminidase C-terminal domain-containing protein, translated as MKRILSLLTLGLNVIGVLFFIFQEKVQSPDWLNYAGKFHPLILHLPIGFAVAIPLFFLVRSNIEKASSEIIFEYLLLILAFSAAVTTFSGFLLSFGGDYEITQLKYHKTTGLIVSVLSYMLYEFRKNITDNPKLSLWSGILVFGLMAVVGHLGGSITHGEDFLSFKSEKNTHNDTVFGKLVNPILQNKCKSCHNPQKAKGKLDVTSIESIKKGGKNGKLWVAADTTNSHILKRIALPEEDKKHMAPKGKPQLTKEEIEILKNWIKEGTNYTLKISQLTPNSFFFKWKSNLEAPEKVYDFKALSESDIEKLNTPFCTVEPIANGSPALMADFFVNSKFDLNTLKNLEKAKGQLVGINLAKMPVGDEVFDILAKFSNLEKVTLNQTNISGKGIEKLRNCKNLNHLALSNTKISLNELSKLLPLKSLKELYLWETKITSSEAQNLQKNGLLVYTGFVPNPSEKLRLNPPSLVNESLIINDQTEIKFKHSLPKVTLRYTIDGSQPDTLKAQEYKTPIRLSKYTKINVLATKEGWLASEAKTFTFYKSGIKAQKAELITQPDPQYQGKGGINLINSKLGDVTNFKDENWLGYRGKDFESIIYFEKSTKATGMTISYSEKPDSYIMPPEWVEVFYRQKGKSWILLKKVIPDPLKKMGSQAAKGIDLSMTGTEISEVKIVAHPVSKLPAWHPGKGDKGWFFIDEVFFY; from the coding sequence ATGAAAAGAATTCTCTCTCTGCTGACTTTAGGGCTTAACGTCATCGGTGTTTTATTTTTTATTTTCCAGGAAAAAGTACAATCTCCTGATTGGTTAAATTATGCAGGGAAGTTCCACCCGCTCATTCTGCATTTGCCTATAGGCTTTGCGGTTGCTATACCTTTATTTTTTCTTGTTCGTTCCAATATCGAAAAGGCATCTTCTGAAATAATATTTGAATATCTTCTTTTAATCCTGGCGTTTTCGGCTGCTGTGACCACTTTTTCTGGCTTTTTGCTTTCATTTGGAGGAGATTATGAGATAACACAACTCAAGTATCATAAAACCACAGGACTGATAGTAAGCGTGTTATCATATATGCTTTATGAATTTAGAAAAAACATAACAGATAATCCCAAGCTTAGCCTATGGTCCGGAATTTTAGTTTTTGGACTAATGGCCGTTGTCGGGCATTTGGGAGGAAGTATAACCCATGGAGAAGATTTTTTGAGCTTCAAATCTGAAAAAAATACACATAATGATACGGTTTTTGGGAAGTTGGTGAATCCTATTTTACAGAATAAGTGCAAAAGCTGCCATAATCCACAAAAAGCTAAGGGAAAACTGGATGTAACAAGCATAGAATCCATTAAGAAAGGCGGGAAAAATGGTAAATTGTGGGTTGCCGCCGATACCACTAATAGTCATATTTTGAAAAGGATTGCTTTGCCCGAAGAAGATAAAAAGCACATGGCTCCCAAAGGGAAACCCCAATTGACAAAAGAAGAAATTGAAATACTAAAAAATTGGATCAAAGAAGGGACAAACTACACTTTGAAAATTAGCCAATTAACCCCCAATTCATTTTTTTTTAAATGGAAAAGCAACTTAGAGGCTCCTGAAAAAGTTTATGATTTCAAAGCCCTATCGGAGTCGGATATAGAAAAATTAAATACACCTTTTTGTACAGTTGAACCCATCGCAAATGGTTCACCTGCTTTGATGGCCGATTTTTTTGTTAACTCAAAATTTGACCTGAATACCCTTAAAAACTTAGAAAAAGCAAAGGGACAATTGGTGGGTATTAATTTAGCCAAAATGCCAGTTGGGGATGAAGTTTTTGATATTCTTGCCAAATTTTCCAACCTCGAAAAAGTAACCCTTAATCAGACCAATATTAGTGGAAAAGGTATTGAAAAGCTTAGAAACTGCAAAAATCTCAATCATCTGGCTCTTTCCAATACAAAAATCAGTTTGAATGAGCTATCCAAATTGCTGCCTTTGAAATCATTGAAGGAGTTGTATTTATGGGAGACAAAAATTACAAGTTCAGAAGCTCAAAATCTCCAAAAAAATGGATTGCTGGTTTATACAGGTTTTGTGCCCAATCCTTCGGAAAAACTAAGATTAAACCCTCCTTCATTGGTCAATGAAAGTCTGATTATCAATGACCAAACTGAGATAAAATTCAAGCATTCTCTTCCCAAAGTTACGCTCAGATATACCATTGATGGCTCTCAGCCTGATACGTTGAAGGCACAGGAATATAAAACTCCCATCAGGCTTTCCAAATACACTAAAATTAATGTTTTGGCCACCAAAGAGGGTTGGCTGGCATCTGAGGCTAAAACTTTTACTTTTTATAAGTCAGGCATAAAAGCTCAGAAAGCCGAATTGATTACTCAACCTGACCCCCAATATCAAGGAAAAGGAGGGATAAATCTAATCAATAGCAAATTGGGTGATGTCACCAATTTTAAAGATGAAAACTGGCTGGGTTATCGGGGAAAAGATTTTGAAAGTATAATTTATTTCGAAAAATCCACAAAGGCCACCGGGATGACCATCAGCTATTCCGAAAAACCTGATTCTTACATCATGCCCCCGGAGTGGGTCGAAGTATTTTATCGACAAAAAGGTAAAAGCTGGATTTTACTAAAGAAAGTCATTCCTGATCCTTTGAAAAAAATGGGCAGCCAGGCAGCAAAAGGAATTGATTTGAGTATGACAGGGACTGAAATCAGTGAAGTGAAAATTGTGGCTCATCCTGTTTCAAAACTTCCCGCATGGCATCCCGGCAAAGGAGATAAAGGCTGGTTTTTCATTGATGAGGTGTTTTTTTACTAA
- a CDS encoding DUF1501 domain-containing protein, whose amino-acid sequence MENEFLKNRLNITRRHFLGKAAVGLGSAALGSLLMPDLFGSGETSSAFPVGLPHFAPKAKRIIYLFQNGAPSQLESFDYKPLLNKMAGQDLPESIRNGQRLTGMTSGQKNFPLVGSYFKFNQHGKSGAWISELFPNIAKIADDICIVKTMNTEAINHDPALTFLQTGAQVGNRPSMGAWLSYGLGSENQNLPAFCVLLSRGRGNGQGVYSKLWTNGFLDSTHQGVVFSSGEEPILYLNNPEGTDKEARRRMLDKLAELNHLGFEQNKDPEVEAKVKQYEMAYRMQTAVPELTDLSKEPDHIIKMYGPDCLVPGTYAANALLARKLSESGVRFVQLYHQGWDQHGNLTGEMPLQAEDVDRASAALVMDLKQRGLLDETLVIWGGEFGRTNYSQGAFGKDNYGRDHHPRAYSIWMAGGGVKPGIVYGETDDFGYNIIKDPVHVHDFHATVLHLMGLNHEMLNYKHLGRRYRLTDIAGKLVPGIIA is encoded by the coding sequence ATGGAAAATGAATTTTTGAAAAACCGGCTGAATATTACCCGCAGGCACTTTCTGGGCAAAGCGGCAGTGGGTCTGGGCTCTGCGGCCCTTGGTTCACTTTTAATGCCGGATTTATTTGGGTCAGGGGAAACTTCAAGTGCATTTCCGGTGGGCTTACCGCATTTTGCTCCAAAGGCAAAAAGAATCATCTATTTGTTTCAAAATGGGGCTCCTTCTCAGCTCGAAAGTTTTGACTACAAGCCACTTCTCAACAAAATGGCCGGGCAAGATTTACCTGAATCCATCAGAAACGGCCAGCGGTTAACAGGTATGACTTCCGGACAAAAGAATTTTCCGTTGGTAGGTTCTTATTTTAAGTTTAATCAGCATGGAAAATCAGGAGCCTGGATAAGTGAACTTTTCCCCAATATTGCAAAAATCGCCGATGATATTTGTATCGTAAAAACAATGAATACCGAGGCTATTAATCATGATCCAGCACTTACTTTTTTACAGACCGGTGCTCAGGTGGGAAATCGCCCCAGCATGGGTGCATGGCTAAGCTATGGTCTGGGAAGTGAAAATCAAAATTTGCCGGCATTTTGTGTATTGCTGTCAAGAGGACGAGGCAATGGTCAAGGGGTCTATTCAAAACTATGGACCAACGGCTTCCTGGATTCGACCCATCAGGGAGTAGTTTTTTCGAGTGGAGAAGAACCCATTTTATATCTCAATAACCCCGAAGGAACCGACAAAGAAGCCCGCAGAAGAATGCTGGATAAACTGGCAGAACTCAACCATTTGGGTTTTGAACAAAACAAGGATCCTGAGGTGGAGGCCAAAGTTAAGCAGTATGAAATGGCCTATAGGATGCAGACCGCCGTACCTGAGCTCACCGACCTGAGTAAAGAACCTGATCATATCATAAAAATGTATGGGCCCGATTGTCTTGTGCCTGGCACTTATGCAGCTAATGCACTGTTGGCCAGAAAATTATCGGAGTCTGGGGTGCGATTTGTTCAATTGTACCATCAGGGTTGGGATCAGCACGGAAATCTCACCGGTGAGATGCCCCTCCAGGCCGAAGATGTGGACAGAGCATCGGCAGCATTGGTGATGGACTTAAAGCAAAGAGGCCTGTTAGACGAAACACTTGTGATATGGGGAGGCGAGTTTGGCCGTACCAACTACTCACAGGGAGCTTTCGGAAAAGATAACTACGGACGCGATCATCACCCCAGAGCTTACAGTATCTGGATGGCAGGAGGTGGGGTAAAGCCCGGAATAGTGTATGGTGAGACTGACGATTTTGGCTATAATATCATCAAAGACCCCGTACATGTGCATGATTTTCATGCCACGGTACTCCATCTGATGGGTCTCAATCATGAAATGCTCAACTATAAACACCTTGGTCGCAGGTATCGCCTGACCGACATTGCTGGCAAATTAGTCCCCGGAATCATCGCCTGA
- a CDS encoding PSD1 domain-containing protein — protein sequence MEKLLKILIPGLLIALTYFQMQCTTSEGHSLPDVVDYNFHIRPILSDRCFHCHGPDANKREADLRLDTENGAYAALKDNPDAHVIVKGKPELSELYLRISTSDTSLKMPPPSSNLSLNEEEIKIIKKWIEQGAPIKKHWSFLKPEKSKLPEANEEWVRNPIDNFIYDKMKSAGLKPSEEAGKETLLKRLSFDLTGLPPTIEMQEAFLKDESPQAYENVVNRLLSDKHFGEKMAINWLDVARYADSHGYQDDGLRTMWPWRDWVIHAFNSNYSYKKFITWQLAGDILAEKMKGHPKAKEMILATGFNRNHKITQEGGVIDEEYRVEYVTDRTNTFGKSMLALTLECSKCHSHKFDPISQEEYFGTFAFFNQVPEKGLFGTIDASFADPPNMRIKDEDIKSIFKFINKKDTARLDVMVMKDSSKIRPTYLLERGNYDAHGKVVDFGPPAAIMPFRGFEKNRLGLTLWMFDPQNPLTSRVFVNRIWEQFFGRGIVKTLGDFGMQGELPTHPELLDWLSVDFRENGWNMKRLVKQIVMSATYRQSSTVTEKHLKTDPENKYLSRMSRLRFPAEIVRDHVLATSDLLNQEIGGPSVKPYQPKGLWEVATSGRGTLARYVQDHGKELYRRGMYVFIKRTVPPPSMLIFDASNRDQCEVQRGRTNTPLQALAMLNDPHVLESSRVMAQSELLNKKTIDKALTDGFRKIVCRKPSSDELKILKAYFEDEMKYFQKNPKKIEALKKIGEYENKSVKNNIELAALLQTYQMIYNMEETLIRI from the coding sequence ATGGAAAAACTGCTAAAAATCCTGATTCCCGGGCTTCTTATTGCATTGACCTATTTTCAGATGCAGTGTACCACTTCTGAAGGACATAGTTTGCCTGACGTAGTGGACTATAATTTCCACATTCGTCCGATTTTGTCAGACAGGTGTTTTCATTGTCATGGACCCGATGCCAATAAGAGGGAGGCCGACTTAAGGCTGGATACCGAAAATGGGGCTTATGCAGCATTAAAAGATAATCCCGATGCTCATGTGATTGTTAAAGGAAAACCTGAGCTTTCTGAGCTTTATCTTAGAATCAGCACTTCAGATACTTCCTTGAAGATGCCGCCACCTTCATCTAATTTAAGCCTTAACGAGGAGGAAATAAAAATTATTAAAAAATGGATTGAGCAGGGAGCTCCTATCAAAAAACACTGGTCTTTCCTAAAACCTGAAAAATCAAAGTTGCCCGAAGCTAACGAGGAATGGGTTAGAAATCCAATTGACAACTTCATTTATGATAAAATGAAATCTGCAGGGTTGAAGCCATCTGAAGAAGCGGGAAAAGAAACGTTGCTAAAGAGACTGAGTTTTGATCTGACTGGCTTACCACCGACCATCGAAATGCAGGAGGCATTTTTAAAAGACGAAAGCCCGCAGGCCTATGAAAATGTGGTAAACAGACTTTTGTCTGATAAACATTTTGGAGAAAAAATGGCCATAAACTGGCTGGATGTGGCTCGTTATGCCGATTCTCATGGGTATCAGGATGATGGCCTGCGTACTATGTGGCCATGGAGAGACTGGGTTATTCATGCTTTCAATTCCAATTATTCTTACAAAAAATTCATAACCTGGCAGCTGGCGGGTGATATTCTTGCCGAGAAAATGAAGGGGCACCCAAAAGCCAAAGAAATGATACTAGCCACGGGTTTTAACCGCAACCATAAAATCACACAGGAGGGTGGAGTAATTGATGAAGAATATAGGGTAGAGTATGTGACCGACCGTACCAATACTTTTGGGAAATCAATGCTGGCTCTTACATTGGAATGTTCCAAATGCCACAGTCATAAGTTTGACCCAATAAGTCAGGAAGAATATTTTGGCACCTTTGCTTTTTTTAATCAGGTGCCCGAAAAAGGCCTCTTCGGTACTATAGATGCTTCATTTGCCGATCCACCCAATATGCGAATCAAAGATGAAGACATAAAAAGCATTTTTAAATTTATCAATAAAAAAGATACTGCCCGGCTGGATGTGATGGTCATGAAAGATTCTTCAAAAATAAGACCTACCTATTTACTGGAGAGAGGCAATTATGATGCCCACGGAAAGGTGGTAGATTTTGGACCACCGGCAGCCATTATGCCATTCAGAGGATTTGAAAAAAATCGCTTGGGACTGACTCTATGGATGTTTGATCCGCAAAATCCACTGACCTCAAGGGTTTTTGTGAACAGAATTTGGGAGCAGTTTTTTGGAAGAGGCATAGTAAAAACTCTGGGTGATTTTGGAATGCAGGGAGAGCTGCCAACTCATCCTGAACTCTTGGATTGGTTATCGGTTGACTTCAGAGAAAATGGATGGAACATGAAAAGACTTGTTAAACAAATCGTGATGTCGGCCACCTACAGACAGTCATCCACTGTAACTGAAAAACACCTCAAAACCGACCCTGAAAATAAATATTTGTCGAGAATGTCCAGGTTACGATTTCCTGCAGAAATCGTCAGGGATCATGTGCTGGCTACTTCCGACTTATTGAATCAGGAAATAGGAGGTCCAAGTGTGAAACCTTATCAGCCGAAAGGCCTCTGGGAAGTGGCTACTTCGGGAAGAGGCACCCTAGCCAGATATGTTCAGGATCATGGAAAAGAATTGTATCGAAGGGGTATGTATGTTTTTATAAAACGTACCGTGCCACCGCCATCGATGCTTATTTTTGACGCCAGTAACCGCGACCAATGTGAGGTGCAAAGAGGCCGGACCAATACCCCCTTGCAGGCATTGGCCATGCTCAACGACCCGCACGTACTGGAAAGCTCCAGGGTAATGGCTCAGTCTGAATTATTGAATAAAAAAACTATCGATAAGGCTCTTACTGATGGTTTCAGGAAAATTGTATGTAGAAAACCCTCCAGTGATGAACTGAAGATATTAAAGGCTTATTTCGAAGACGAAATGAAATATTTTCAGAAAAATCCAAAGAAAATAGAAGCCCTGAAAAAGATAGGAGAATACGAGAACAAATCGGTAAAAAACAATATTGAACTGGCCGCACTTTTACAAACCTATCAGATGATTTATAATATGGAAGAAACCCTGATCAGAATCTAA
- a CDS encoding ATP-binding protein — MISRELENRLKDALSNIPAVALLGSRQVGKTTLALKIAESFTAKKSIYLDLESDADRSKLLDAEAFLKVHFNELIIIDEVQQMPDLFRTLRVIIDQRKRAGEPNAQFLLLGSASRDLLNQSSETLAGRILYLELTPFSIKELVESQDFNFSLEKLWLRGGYPDSFLANSENVSWDWRTGFISTYVERDIPRAGLGISPSRMRNFWTMLAHLQGQQLNLSALGKGLDVSHTTTRNYLDILTELFMVRQLPTWSGNTKKRLVKSPKVYIRDSGILHRLLMIQDFQHLLGHPVVGYSWEGFVIENILNSLSDQWQASYYRSAEQTEIDLILEKGNEIWAIEIKRNLTPKVPVGFIRASEDIKATRKFLLYNGTETFPMNAEIEAMGILEFLKLIEG, encoded by the coding sequence ATGATTTCGAGAGAATTAGAAAATAGGCTAAAAGATGCATTAAGTAATATTCCCGCGGTGGCTCTTTTGGGCTCCCGACAGGTTGGAAAAACTACTTTGGCATTAAAGATTGCAGAAAGTTTTACTGCCAAAAAGTCAATCTATCTTGACCTGGAGTCTGATGCTGATCGCTCAAAACTCCTCGATGCGGAAGCATTTTTAAAGGTACATTTTAACGAACTTATCATTATTGATGAAGTGCAGCAAATGCCTGATCTTTTCAGAACTTTGAGGGTGATAATCGATCAAAGAAAACGGGCCGGTGAACCCAATGCCCAATTTTTGCTTCTGGGTTCAGCTTCGAGAGATTTGCTTAACCAGAGCTCTGAAACGTTGGCTGGTCGTATTTTGTATCTGGAACTGACTCCTTTTTCGATAAAGGAACTTGTTGAAAGTCAAGATTTTAATTTTTCTCTGGAAAAACTTTGGTTACGAGGGGGATATCCTGATAGTTTTCTTGCCAATAGCGAAAATGTAAGCTGGGACTGGAGAACCGGCTTTATTTCTACCTATGTGGAAAGAGATATTCCGAGAGCAGGTCTGGGCATTTCACCATCCAGAATGCGAAATTTTTGGACCATGCTGGCACATCTTCAAGGACAACAACTTAATCTTTCAGCTCTGGGGAAAGGCCTGGATGTAAGCCATACCACCACCCGAAATTATTTGGATATCTTGACGGAACTGTTTATGGTCAGGCAGTTGCCAACTTGGTCAGGCAATACCAAAAAGAGATTGGTTAAGTCTCCAAAAGTATATATCAGAGATTCAGGCATACTTCATAGACTTCTTATGATTCAGGACTTCCAGCATCTGTTAGGACACCCGGTTGTGGGGTATTCATGGGAAGGTTTTGTGATCGAAAATATTTTAAATTCCTTGTCTGATCAATGGCAAGCAAGTTATTATCGCTCGGCAGAACAAACAGAAATAGATTTAATTCTGGAAAAAGGTAATGAAATATGGGCAATTGAAATAAAAAGAAATCTCACCCCCAAAGTGCCTGTGGGCTTCATAAGAGCAAGTGAAGACATTAAAGCAACCCGCAAATTTCTCTTGTATAACGGAACGGAGACTTTTCCTATGAATGCTGAAATAGAAGCAATGGGTATTTTGGAGTTTTTGAAATTAATTGAAGGATAA